From the genome of Anticarsia gemmatalis isolate Benzon Research Colony breed Stoneville strain chromosome 13, ilAntGemm2 primary, whole genome shotgun sequence, one region includes:
- the LOC142977788 gene encoding zinc finger HIT domain-containing protein 3, which yields MSCIQCKQNAKYKCPVCRQPYCSVPCYKEHKQQPCSPPPEPPKQTNNTAQPEREYEYPTEDTVPIEKLKLLEQSEELKKCLENPHVREILELLDRSPYPDRLMQEYMTEPIFTEFVDACLQVVQPQDNKDE from the exons ATGAGTTGCATACAGTGCAAACAAAATGCCAAATATAAATGTCCAGTTTGCAGACAACCTTA TTGCTCAGTTCCTTGTTACAAAGAACATAAACAGCAACCGTGTTCGCCTCCGCCAGAGccaccaaaacaaacaaataacacgGCGCAACCAGAGAGAGAATATGAATACCCTACAGAAGATACTGTGCCAAtagaaaagttaaaattattag AACAGTCAGAAGAATTGAAGAAATGTTTAGAAAATCCTCATGTGAGAGAGATATTAGAGTTGCTGGACAGATCGCCATATCCGGACAGATTAATGCAGGAATATATGACAGAGCCCATCTTTACTGAATTTGTTGATGCTTGCCTCCAAGTTGTACAGCCACAAGATAATAAAGATGAATAA
- the xmas gene encoding RRM_XMAS2 and SAC3_GANP domain-containing protein xmas isoform X2, with the protein MMMIRRVIIRRRSSKKEDDPDWVPDSDVEEELSAMGGTPTYRVTRKSTTDVEPKPVAQSPRMKTLQRPVKQAPVRKKIPVREKLPVIVQPAKPISVEPPVAVTTAQTTLSTAEAAAELCQLRLKISLTPDEQWRVLDARDRILRSWGGAGSRIKVGGATIGTCQDMCPEKELLQRQSEHQVMTLETVLESDGELEAWRAVKQYSRSSADQEIPMCYELRPARVLLRTCAYLLHEIADTKRQVSLADWFHFMWDRFRGIRKDITQQALCCADSIRLVEMCARFHAHCAARLADLEHTQFDQRLNTDNLTKCLQTLKHMYADVAPQHKPNEAEFRGYVALLNLGDANFWWEIKQLPEAIQKSEPITFAIKMFNAIDNNNYVRFFRLVKNEATYLQACILLRYFNDVRARALARIVKAYAPRGGSRYPVEDMMRTLAFESIENLNAFINHYGLRFARTDDSELSVILDRNQFIEDSDPYPIARSIKLIESKRNCTVGEIIAGGNLPDKEYTQHVLYTSFTPDGRLKETALAAEDQGYNTINDSNKDIKALKTEIQRVSQGVRITAPERVADTRVNSFVKPDPKTLSPKQVHKFAVPANPPSEPKLFLFKPAIPVASTDIIKNSPEKIFSSDQNLFSFSKPQETISTNSIFAGKETVKSLFDSKPVTKSNNIFSKPSNDIGQNSQSVFGGTKSDENIFTKPAETKPVFGQTFENKSSSLFAGVSKNLFPANDKNSTDTPFGNKNIFAVKSNENTDSQPVFGNKNIFAAPENKTAEKQTIFGGTNKIFSAKNDLFAKPDSSDKSNQGNNIFGKPTEAVDEATRPSNIFGSFAKSSDSTNLFAKPTNTEGHNKPIFSNGEATNKVSPGSLFKSVLNPPNGSDTKNYSIFQSKNKAQTVADNILNSITPAPPSVYEFNQNENEEQAQDIARQQREEQEKIKEEQRRLQEKLKREEELRKLELQRQEEERRREEERRREEARRKQEELRLMEERRKMEEQRKQEELKRKQEEEKKAELRRQLEEERKFKEKVDKESVELVEELVDEVKEETVRSIVKEELDKLNSLMQFAGQVTDEIISNLCREICESEMKAEEFLTLKIMRKWFNVWKKQYARNIKRRNILDDTPVWLTQNTPSEEAALLRRIVENAALRNMNAIHRGYRFTGELKHFPTPEPLNIMEVIRSPLLKRMKQIHYPYDKCFFWKITLVSPGATKWLHRKINVEKWLLDVFSDKKKHEVSDTLIHVGKQSWNHLMDFAISVSLTSRDEGSNCSEAVDGANAFLIYATEHDVDIMDVVEQTMKYKYPYQIIPVAIIVPTMESDLFLSNLEACLTGLVKNNVISAYRIFVVSSKTVFESLNMTTKTAMKWLAKNYPPIPPLEIDYLKSICQRYLGNEIWCRLKLETDGRIKMIVKDLYKLVKCYNTAVDKLTDVITNEDLFNYSSFPLEFQTYLDHASLYPKPFEFIPSSARTSDNVLAIKRIMNQLKLPNPSSDFNPSNAISMQQQITGYCSQIGWFEKPEEVVCKVVAVLPNELSNITMPCEDFRQYYAQYNLLDFMNIVVYEKINSLKNFENRFAVYSKSVLEDYRSALWLHDISVVNELKHKASECEDRLEFFLEAKRRKIAMNSLECLMLEDKDRTLVDEQIKVKDENISRYNNCAEAMNQLEQLLEQEKMKSLQFDNLLRAALGDLE; encoded by the exons TGTGCAACCAGCAAAGCCAATAAGTGTGGAGCCGCCAGTAGCCGTGACAACAGCACAAACTACCCTCAGTACTGCTGAAGCTGCGGCAGAATTGTGCCAACTTCGACTTAAGATATCACTCACTCCTGATGAACAATGGAGAGTTCTCGATGCTAGAGACAG GATTCTGAGGAGTTGGGGTGGTGCCGGGTCGCGTATCAAAGTGGGCGGCGCTACGATTGGTACCTGTCAGGACATGTGCCCGGAAAAAGAGCTTTTGCAAAGACAATCTGAACATCAG GTGATGACTCTAGAGACGGTGTTGGAGTCAGACGGGGAGCTGGAGGCGTGGCGCGCGGTGAAGCAGTACAGCCGCAGCTCGGCCGACCAGGAGATACCCATGTGCTACGAGCTGCGACCCGCGCGCGTGCTCCTGCGCACCTGCGCTTATCTACTGCATGAGATCGCCGATACCAAGCGACAG GTTTCGTTGGCGGACTGGTTTCATTTCATGTGGGATCGATTCCGTGGTATCCGCAAGGACATAACACAGCAGGCTCTGTGTTGCGCAG ATTCGATCCGCCTGGTAGAGATGTGCGCTCGTTTCCACGCGCACTGCGCGGCGCGGCTGGCGGACCTGGAGCACACGCAGTTCGACCAGCGCCTCAACACCGACAACCTCACCAAGTGCCTGCAGACGCTCAAGCACATGTACGCCGACGTCGCGCCGCAACACAAGCCCAACGAGGCGGAGTTCCGCGGATATGTGGCGCTACTCAACCTCGGTGATGCTAACTTTTGGTGGGAG ATCAAGCAGTTGCCGGAAGCGATTCAGAAGTCAGAACCCATTACTTTCGCTATCAAAATGTTCAACGCTATAGACAACAACAACTACGTGAGGTTCTTCCGGCTGGTAAAGAATGAAGCGACGTACCTTCAAGCTTGTATACTGTTACGTTACTTCAACGACGTCCGCGCACGGGCATTAGCAAGAATCGTGAAGGCTTACGCTCCTAGAGGAGGGTCCCGTTACCCTGTCGAAGACATGATGAGGACACTGGCCTTCGAATCTATAGAAAACCTTAACGCCTTCATCAATCACTACGGTCTACGATTTGCTAGAACTGATGACTCAGAGCTATCTGTTATTCTAGACAGAAACCAGTTTATAGAAGACAGTGATCCCTACCCTATTGCCAGATCTATCAAACTGATCGAGTCTAAGAGGAACTGTACAGTCGGCGAAATAATAGCTGGAGGGAACCTCCCGGATAAAGAATACACTCAGCATGTTTTGTACACGAGTTTCACCCCCGATGGAAGGTTAAAGGAAACTGCGCTAGCCGCAGAAGATCAGGGCTATAATACCATCAACGATAGTAATAAAGACATCAAAGCTTTAAAAACGGAAATTCAAAGAGTGTCTCAGGGCGTCAGAATCACTGCTCCAGAAAGGGTTGCAGATACCAGAGTAAATAGTTTTGTGAAACCTGATCCTAAAACACTGAGCCCAAAACAAGTGCACAAATTTGCTGTTCCTGCTAACCCGCCTTCAGAgccgaaattatttttattcaaacctGCGATTCCTGTGGCCTCCACTGATATCATCAAGAATTctccagaaaaaatatttagttcagaccaaaacttattttctttttctaaaccACAAGAAACAATAAGCACAAACAGTATATTTGCGGGGAAAGAAACAGTAAAAAGTCTCTTTGACTCTAAACCAGTgactaaatcaaataatattttctccAAGCCTAGCAATGATATTGGTCAAAACTCACAATCTGTATTTGGGGGCACAAAGTctgatgaaaatatatttacgaaaCCGGCAGAGACTAAACCCGTGTTTGGACAaacgtttgaaaataaatcttcaaGTCTGTTCGCCGGCGTAAGTAAAAATCTATTTCCAGCGAACGATAAGAATAGCACTGACACTCCATTTggcaataaaaacatttttgcagtaaaaagtaatgaaaacaCGGACAGTCAACCTgtatttggtaataaaaatatatttgcagcaCCAGAAAATAAAACTGCCGAGAAACAAACAATCTTTGGTGGaaccaataaaatattctccGCCAAAAATGATCTGTTTGCCAAACCTGACAGCTCAGACAAATCTAATcaaggaaacaatatatttggGAAGCCTACTGAAGCCGTAGACGAAGCAACACGGCcatcaaatatttttggttcTTTTGCAAAATCTTCAGATAGCACCAACTTGTTTGCAAAACCTACAAATACTGAGGGTCATAATAAACCCATATTTTCCAATGGTGAAGCAACTAACAAAGTTTCGCCGGGAAGTTTATTCAAAAGCGTCTTGAACCCTCCTAATGGCTCTGACActaaaaattattcaatatttcaatctaaaaataaagctCAAACAGTGGctgataatatattaaattcaataacaCCAGCTCCTCCATCTGTTTATGAATTTAATCAAAATGAAAATGAGGAGCAAGCACAAGATATTGCACGCCAACAGCGAGAGGAACAGGAAAAAATTAAGGAAGAACAAAGAAGACTgcaagaaaaattaaaaagagaagAAGAGTTGAGAAAATTAGAACTACAAAGACAGGAAGAAGAAAGACGCAGAGAAGAAGAAAGGCGAAGAGAAGAAGCACGTAGGAAGCAAGAAGAACTCAGATTAATGGAAGAAAGACGTAAAATGGAGGAGCAAAGAAAACAAGAGGAATTAAAGAGAAaacaagaagaagaaaagaaagCTGAGTTACGACGACAGTTGGAAGAAGAAAGGAAATTCAAAGAGAAGGTTGATAAAGAATCAGTAGAGCTTGTCGAAGAACTCGTCGACGAGGTGAAAGAAGAAACTGTTAGAAGCATTGTTAAAGAAGAGTTAGATAAACTAAACAGCTTGATGCAGTTTGCTGGCCAAGTAACtgatgaaattatttctaatttgtGCAGAGAGATATGTGAGTCAGAGAtgaaagctgaagagtttttgaCTCTGAAAATTATGCGCAAATGGTTTAATGTGTGGAAAAAACAGTACGCGAGGAACATTAAAAGAAGAAACATTTTGGACGATACGCCAGTTTGGCTCACACAGAACACACCTTCTGAGGAAGCAGCTCTTTTGAGGCGGATTGTTGAAAATGCCGCGCTCAGAAACATGAACGCCATTCATAGAGGTTACAGATTTACAGGTGAATTAAAACATTTCCCTACGCCCGAGCCTCTAAACATAATGGAAGTCATCAGATCTCCTCTTTTAAAACGCATGAAACAAATACATTATCCATATGATAAATGTTTCTTCTGGAAGATTACGTTGGTTTCGCCCGGTGCAACAAAATGGCTACAccgtaaaataaatgttgagaAATGGTTGTTGGACGTGTTTAGCGACAAGAAAAAACATGAAGTATCTGATACTCTTATCCATGTCGGTAAACAATCTTGGAATCATTTGATGGACTTTGCTATATCTGTCAGTCTAACAAGTCGAGATGAAGGTTCTAATTGTAGTGAAGCTGTAGATGGTGCTAACGCCTTTCTAATTTATGCCACGGAACATGATGTCGATATAATGGATGTAGTGGAACAAACAATGAAGTACAAATATCCTTATCAAATTATTCCAGTTGCAATTATTGTTCCGACAATGGAAAGtgatttgtttctttcaaatTTAGAAGCTTGCTTAACTGGTCTTGTAAAGAACAACGTTATATCGGCGTACAGGATTTTTGTAGTAAGTTCCAAGACTGTATTTGAATCTTTAAATATGACCACCAAGACTGCTATGAAATGGTTGGCGAAAAATTATCCACCGATCCCGCCATTGGAAATAGATTACTTAAAATCAATTTGCCAAAGGTACCTTGGCAATGAAATTTGGTGCAGGCTGAAATTAGAGACCGATGGCCGGATAAAAATGATTGtcaaagatttatacaaactggTCAAATGTTATAATACAGCAGTGGATAAATTAACCGACGTGATAACAAATGAAGATCTATTTAATTACTCATCATTTCCATTAGAATTTCAAACATATTTAGATCACGCATCTCTATATCCCAAGCCATTTGAATTTATACCGAGCAGCGCAAGAACTTCTGATAATGTGTTGGCGATAAAAAGGATTATGAACCAGTTAAAGTTGCCAAATCCATCATCAGATTTTAACCCCAGTAATGCAATAAGCATGCAACAACAAATAACTGGCTATTGCAGTCAAATAGGGTGGTTTGAGAAGCCAGAGGAGGTGGTATGCAAGGTTGTTGCTGTTCTACCTAATGAACtgtcaaatatcactatgccaTGTGAAGATTTCAGACAGTACTATGCTCAATATAATCTACTAGACTTCATGAATATAGTagtatatgaaaaaataaatagtttaaagaaTTTTGAAAACCGGTTTGCTGTATATAGTAAATCTGTTTTAGAAGATTACCGCAGTGCTCTATGGTTACACGATATAAGTGTAGTTAATGAGTTGAAACATAAAGCTTCAGAATGTGAAGATAGGTTAGAATTCTTCTTGGAAGCTAAACGCAGAAAGATTGCCATGAATTCATTAGAATGCTTGATGTTGGAGGACAAAGATAGAACTTTAGTTGATGAACAGATTAAAGTGAAAGATGAAAACATCTCTAGATATAATAATTGTGCAGAAGCTATGAACCAGCTCGAGCAACTATTAGAGCAGGAAAAAATGAAATCATTGCAATTCGATAATTTATTGAGAGCTGCATTGGGTGATCTTGagtga
- the xmas gene encoding RRM_XMAS2 and SAC3_GANP domain-containing protein xmas isoform X1, with translation MQASPSPTSPRKKLKSPLQDVTNPRTCITCSNVPESLFDPSAARKHFSKFGRVQRIRLFAKKQMCIIEYEQPSSAERALLNAGAYDGFMFDVTRSKPRVRRRSSKKEDDPDWVPDSDVEEELSAMGGTPTYRVTRKSTTDVEPKPVAQSPRMKTLQRPVKQAPVRKKIPVREKLPVIVQPAKPISVEPPVAVTTAQTTLSTAEAAAELCQLRLKISLTPDEQWRVLDARDRILRSWGGAGSRIKVGGATIGTCQDMCPEKELLQRQSEHQVMTLETVLESDGELEAWRAVKQYSRSSADQEIPMCYELRPARVLLRTCAYLLHEIADTKRQVSLADWFHFMWDRFRGIRKDITQQALCCADSIRLVEMCARFHAHCAARLADLEHTQFDQRLNTDNLTKCLQTLKHMYADVAPQHKPNEAEFRGYVALLNLGDANFWWEIKQLPEAIQKSEPITFAIKMFNAIDNNNYVRFFRLVKNEATYLQACILLRYFNDVRARALARIVKAYAPRGGSRYPVEDMMRTLAFESIENLNAFINHYGLRFARTDDSELSVILDRNQFIEDSDPYPIARSIKLIESKRNCTVGEIIAGGNLPDKEYTQHVLYTSFTPDGRLKETALAAEDQGYNTINDSNKDIKALKTEIQRVSQGVRITAPERVADTRVNSFVKPDPKTLSPKQVHKFAVPANPPSEPKLFLFKPAIPVASTDIIKNSPEKIFSSDQNLFSFSKPQETISTNSIFAGKETVKSLFDSKPVTKSNNIFSKPSNDIGQNSQSVFGGTKSDENIFTKPAETKPVFGQTFENKSSSLFAGVSKNLFPANDKNSTDTPFGNKNIFAVKSNENTDSQPVFGNKNIFAAPENKTAEKQTIFGGTNKIFSAKNDLFAKPDSSDKSNQGNNIFGKPTEAVDEATRPSNIFGSFAKSSDSTNLFAKPTNTEGHNKPIFSNGEATNKVSPGSLFKSVLNPPNGSDTKNYSIFQSKNKAQTVADNILNSITPAPPSVYEFNQNENEEQAQDIARQQREEQEKIKEEQRRLQEKLKREEELRKLELQRQEEERRREEERRREEARRKQEELRLMEERRKMEEQRKQEELKRKQEEEKKAELRRQLEEERKFKEKVDKESVELVEELVDEVKEETVRSIVKEELDKLNSLMQFAGQVTDEIISNLCREICESEMKAEEFLTLKIMRKWFNVWKKQYARNIKRRNILDDTPVWLTQNTPSEEAALLRRIVENAALRNMNAIHRGYRFTGELKHFPTPEPLNIMEVIRSPLLKRMKQIHYPYDKCFFWKITLVSPGATKWLHRKINVEKWLLDVFSDKKKHEVSDTLIHVGKQSWNHLMDFAISVSLTSRDEGSNCSEAVDGANAFLIYATEHDVDIMDVVEQTMKYKYPYQIIPVAIIVPTMESDLFLSNLEACLTGLVKNNVISAYRIFVVSSKTVFESLNMTTKTAMKWLAKNYPPIPPLEIDYLKSICQRYLGNEIWCRLKLETDGRIKMIVKDLYKLVKCYNTAVDKLTDVITNEDLFNYSSFPLEFQTYLDHASLYPKPFEFIPSSARTSDNVLAIKRIMNQLKLPNPSSDFNPSNAISMQQQITGYCSQIGWFEKPEEVVCKVVAVLPNELSNITMPCEDFRQYYAQYNLLDFMNIVVYEKINSLKNFENRFAVYSKSVLEDYRSALWLHDISVVNELKHKASECEDRLEFFLEAKRRKIAMNSLECLMLEDKDRTLVDEQIKVKDENISRYNNCAEAMNQLEQLLEQEKMKSLQFDNLLRAALGDLE, from the exons TGTGCAACCAGCAAAGCCAATAAGTGTGGAGCCGCCAGTAGCCGTGACAACAGCACAAACTACCCTCAGTACTGCTGAAGCTGCGGCAGAATTGTGCCAACTTCGACTTAAGATATCACTCACTCCTGATGAACAATGGAGAGTTCTCGATGCTAGAGACAG GATTCTGAGGAGTTGGGGTGGTGCCGGGTCGCGTATCAAAGTGGGCGGCGCTACGATTGGTACCTGTCAGGACATGTGCCCGGAAAAAGAGCTTTTGCAAAGACAATCTGAACATCAG GTGATGACTCTAGAGACGGTGTTGGAGTCAGACGGGGAGCTGGAGGCGTGGCGCGCGGTGAAGCAGTACAGCCGCAGCTCGGCCGACCAGGAGATACCCATGTGCTACGAGCTGCGACCCGCGCGCGTGCTCCTGCGCACCTGCGCTTATCTACTGCATGAGATCGCCGATACCAAGCGACAG GTTTCGTTGGCGGACTGGTTTCATTTCATGTGGGATCGATTCCGTGGTATCCGCAAGGACATAACACAGCAGGCTCTGTGTTGCGCAG ATTCGATCCGCCTGGTAGAGATGTGCGCTCGTTTCCACGCGCACTGCGCGGCGCGGCTGGCGGACCTGGAGCACACGCAGTTCGACCAGCGCCTCAACACCGACAACCTCACCAAGTGCCTGCAGACGCTCAAGCACATGTACGCCGACGTCGCGCCGCAACACAAGCCCAACGAGGCGGAGTTCCGCGGATATGTGGCGCTACTCAACCTCGGTGATGCTAACTTTTGGTGGGAG ATCAAGCAGTTGCCGGAAGCGATTCAGAAGTCAGAACCCATTACTTTCGCTATCAAAATGTTCAACGCTATAGACAACAACAACTACGTGAGGTTCTTCCGGCTGGTAAAGAATGAAGCGACGTACCTTCAAGCTTGTATACTGTTACGTTACTTCAACGACGTCCGCGCACGGGCATTAGCAAGAATCGTGAAGGCTTACGCTCCTAGAGGAGGGTCCCGTTACCCTGTCGAAGACATGATGAGGACACTGGCCTTCGAATCTATAGAAAACCTTAACGCCTTCATCAATCACTACGGTCTACGATTTGCTAGAACTGATGACTCAGAGCTATCTGTTATTCTAGACAGAAACCAGTTTATAGAAGACAGTGATCCCTACCCTATTGCCAGATCTATCAAACTGATCGAGTCTAAGAGGAACTGTACAGTCGGCGAAATAATAGCTGGAGGGAACCTCCCGGATAAAGAATACACTCAGCATGTTTTGTACACGAGTTTCACCCCCGATGGAAGGTTAAAGGAAACTGCGCTAGCCGCAGAAGATCAGGGCTATAATACCATCAACGATAGTAATAAAGACATCAAAGCTTTAAAAACGGAAATTCAAAGAGTGTCTCAGGGCGTCAGAATCACTGCTCCAGAAAGGGTTGCAGATACCAGAGTAAATAGTTTTGTGAAACCTGATCCTAAAACACTGAGCCCAAAACAAGTGCACAAATTTGCTGTTCCTGCTAACCCGCCTTCAGAgccgaaattatttttattcaaacctGCGATTCCTGTGGCCTCCACTGATATCATCAAGAATTctccagaaaaaatatttagttcagaccaaaacttattttctttttctaaaccACAAGAAACAATAAGCACAAACAGTATATTTGCGGGGAAAGAAACAGTAAAAAGTCTCTTTGACTCTAAACCAGTgactaaatcaaataatattttctccAAGCCTAGCAATGATATTGGTCAAAACTCACAATCTGTATTTGGGGGCACAAAGTctgatgaaaatatatttacgaaaCCGGCAGAGACTAAACCCGTGTTTGGACAaacgtttgaaaataaatcttcaaGTCTGTTCGCCGGCGTAAGTAAAAATCTATTTCCAGCGAACGATAAGAATAGCACTGACACTCCATTTggcaataaaaacatttttgcagtaaaaagtaatgaaaacaCGGACAGTCAACCTgtatttggtaataaaaatatatttgcagcaCCAGAAAATAAAACTGCCGAGAAACAAACAATCTTTGGTGGaaccaataaaatattctccGCCAAAAATGATCTGTTTGCCAAACCTGACAGCTCAGACAAATCTAATcaaggaaacaatatatttggGAAGCCTACTGAAGCCGTAGACGAAGCAACACGGCcatcaaatatttttggttcTTTTGCAAAATCTTCAGATAGCACCAACTTGTTTGCAAAACCTACAAATACTGAGGGTCATAATAAACCCATATTTTCCAATGGTGAAGCAACTAACAAAGTTTCGCCGGGAAGTTTATTCAAAAGCGTCTTGAACCCTCCTAATGGCTCTGACActaaaaattattcaatatttcaatctaaaaataaagctCAAACAGTGGctgataatatattaaattcaataacaCCAGCTCCTCCATCTGTTTATGAATTTAATCAAAATGAAAATGAGGAGCAAGCACAAGATATTGCACGCCAACAGCGAGAGGAACAGGAAAAAATTAAGGAAGAACAAAGAAGACTgcaagaaaaattaaaaagagaagAAGAGTTGAGAAAATTAGAACTACAAAGACAGGAAGAAGAAAGACGCAGAGAAGAAGAAAGGCGAAGAGAAGAAGCACGTAGGAAGCAAGAAGAACTCAGATTAATGGAAGAAAGACGTAAAATGGAGGAGCAAAGAAAACAAGAGGAATTAAAGAGAAaacaagaagaagaaaagaaagCTGAGTTACGACGACAGTTGGAAGAAGAAAGGAAATTCAAAGAGAAGGTTGATAAAGAATCAGTAGAGCTTGTCGAAGAACTCGTCGACGAGGTGAAAGAAGAAACTGTTAGAAGCATTGTTAAAGAAGAGTTAGATAAACTAAACAGCTTGATGCAGTTTGCTGGCCAAGTAACtgatgaaattatttctaatttgtGCAGAGAGATATGTGAGTCAGAGAtgaaagctgaagagtttttgaCTCTGAAAATTATGCGCAAATGGTTTAATGTGTGGAAAAAACAGTACGCGAGGAACATTAAAAGAAGAAACATTTTGGACGATACGCCAGTTTGGCTCACACAGAACACACCTTCTGAGGAAGCAGCTCTTTTGAGGCGGATTGTTGAAAATGCCGCGCTCAGAAACATGAACGCCATTCATAGAGGTTACAGATTTACAGGTGAATTAAAACATTTCCCTACGCCCGAGCCTCTAAACATAATGGAAGTCATCAGATCTCCTCTTTTAAAACGCATGAAACAAATACATTATCCATATGATAAATGTTTCTTCTGGAAGATTACGTTGGTTTCGCCCGGTGCAACAAAATGGCTACAccgtaaaataaatgttgagaAATGGTTGTTGGACGTGTTTAGCGACAAGAAAAAACATGAAGTATCTGATACTCTTATCCATGTCGGTAAACAATCTTGGAATCATTTGATGGACTTTGCTATATCTGTCAGTCTAACAAGTCGAGATGAAGGTTCTAATTGTAGTGAAGCTGTAGATGGTGCTAACGCCTTTCTAATTTATGCCACGGAACATGATGTCGATATAATGGATGTAGTGGAACAAACAATGAAGTACAAATATCCTTATCAAATTATTCCAGTTGCAATTATTGTTCCGACAATGGAAAGtgatttgtttctttcaaatTTAGAAGCTTGCTTAACTGGTCTTGTAAAGAACAACGTTATATCGGCGTACAGGATTTTTGTAGTAAGTTCCAAGACTGTATTTGAATCTTTAAATATGACCACCAAGACTGCTATGAAATGGTTGGCGAAAAATTATCCACCGATCCCGCCATTGGAAATAGATTACTTAAAATCAATTTGCCAAAGGTACCTTGGCAATGAAATTTGGTGCAGGCTGAAATTAGAGACCGATGGCCGGATAAAAATGATTGtcaaagatttatacaaactggTCAAATGTTATAATACAGCAGTGGATAAATTAACCGACGTGATAACAAATGAAGATCTATTTAATTACTCATCATTTCCATTAGAATTTCAAACATATTTAGATCACGCATCTCTATATCCCAAGCCATTTGAATTTATACCGAGCAGCGCAAGAACTTCTGATAATGTGTTGGCGATAAAAAGGATTATGAACCAGTTAAAGTTGCCAAATCCATCATCAGATTTTAACCCCAGTAATGCAATAAGCATGCAACAACAAATAACTGGCTATTGCAGTCAAATAGGGTGGTTTGAGAAGCCAGAGGAGGTGGTATGCAAGGTTGTTGCTGTTCTACCTAATGAACtgtcaaatatcactatgccaTGTGAAGATTTCAGACAGTACTATGCTCAATATAATCTACTAGACTTCATGAATATAGTagtatatgaaaaaataaatagtttaaagaaTTTTGAAAACCGGTTTGCTGTATATAGTAAATCTGTTTTAGAAGATTACCGCAGTGCTCTATGGTTACACGATATAAGTGTAGTTAATGAGTTGAAACATAAAGCTTCAGAATGTGAAGATAGGTTAGAATTCTTCTTGGAAGCTAAACGCAGAAAGATTGCCATGAATTCATTAGAATGCTTGATGTTGGAGGACAAAGATAGAACTTTAGTTGATGAACAGATTAAAGTGAAAGATGAAAACATCTCTAGATATAATAATTGTGCAGAAGCTATGAACCAGCTCGAGCAACTATTAGAGCAGGAAAAAATGAAATCATTGCAATTCGATAATTTATTGAGAGCTGCATTGGGTGATCTTGagtga